The Lycium barbarum isolate Lr01 chromosome 10, ASM1917538v2, whole genome shotgun sequence genome includes a region encoding these proteins:
- the LOC132612732 gene encoding small ubiquitin-related modifier 1-like, with protein sequence MTGDKRNKRPLEEPTDALKLKITSQDGTIVSFKANPSLMMKEIFKAYCKKKQIIDYKTVRFFCDGQRLSPNRTVNELGLENDDQIDAMLKRKDREFDKEGSSRAPGSGK encoded by the exons ATGACCGGAGATAAGAGAAACAAGAGACCATTGGAAGAACCAACTGATGCACTAAAGCTCAAAATTACATCTCAGGATGGTACGATTGTCTCTTTCAAAGCTAATCCTAGTTTAATGATGAAGGAAATATTCAAGGCTTATTGTAAGAAAAAGCAAATAATAGATTACAAAACAGTTCGTTTTTTCTGCGATGGCCAACGTCTTTCGCCGAATAGGACTGTAAATGAACTTGGGTTAGAAAATGATGATCAGATTGATGCTATGCT GAAAAGGAAGGACCGTGAATTTGATAAAGAAGGTTCATCAAGAGCTCCTGGCAGTGGAaaatga
- the LOC132612992 gene encoding uncharacterized protein LOC132612992, producing MIPLFFNCTGFYGKRNDINWITEPTYVGKSFDDPLEYVFVDHLPEQHPESNDCGLYTCAFAKYISQGVFEISEEDFDAALHRRRYGALLWDYARKKQADGAISESEVTGNVTSRLGGPKICKEPVPEREKLMRLKRKV from the exons ATGATACCTCTCTTTTTCAATTGCACTGGATTTTATGGGAAAAGGAATGACATAAACTGGATAACTGAACCAACATATGTTGGGAAGAGCTTTGATGATCCTTTGGAATATGTCTTTGTGGATCATTTGCCAGAACAGCATCCGGAGTCTAA TGATTGTGGGTTATACACATGTGCATTTGCTAAATATATCAGCCAAGGTGTATTTGAAATTTCAGAAGAAGATTTTGATGCCGCTCTTCATCGTCGGAGGTATGGTGCCCTGCTGTGGGATTATGCAAGAAAAAAGCAGGCTGATGGAGCTATTAGTGAGAGTGAAGTAACAGGAAATGTTACCAGCAGATTGGGTGGTCCAAAAATTTGCAAGGAACCAGTACCTGAAAGGGAGAAATTAATGAGACTAAAACGAAAAGTTTAG
- the LOC132612734 gene encoding uncharacterized protein LOC132612734, with translation MPNVVGVHDGFDGAGDNCLFHQQASMIHTEHVPNLDAFLDDVVVGIDKMGSLCNSVSKTPTLDDIELPAYSETQIVAIENSYYSNNVTPEQQPRLRKTGKYKSSPYVGFSSAGSSSSKSPIYFKIKHPFANYNGFEVDDALLNEFTSWVYAKVSKRKNRYV, from the exons ATGCCAAATGTAGTTGGTGTGCATGATGGGTTTGATGGAGCCGGTGATAATTGTCTATTTCATCAACAAGCCTCAATGATTCATACTGAACATGTTCCTAATTTAG ATGCTTTTTTAGATGATGTGGTTGTTGGAATTGATAAAATGGGTAGTTTGTGCAATTCTGTCTCCAAAACCCCTACTCTTGATGACATTGAATTGCCTGCATATAGCGAGACCCAGATTGTTGCGATTGAAAACAGTTACTATTCTAACAATGTCACTCCTGAACAACAGCCAAGACTCAGAAAGACTGGAAAATACAAATCATCTCCGTATGTTGGTTTTAGTTCAGCTGGCAGCAGCTCGAGTAAATCACCTATATATTTCAAAATAAAACATCCTTTTGCAAATTACAATGGTTTCGAAGTTGATGATGCACTGCTCAATGAATTTACATCTTGGGTATATGCTAAAGTCTCTAAACGGAAGAACAGGtatgtataa